In Anomaloglossus baeobatrachus isolate aAnoBae1 chromosome 3, aAnoBae1.hap1, whole genome shotgun sequence, one genomic interval encodes:
- the LOC142297148 gene encoding ankyrin repeat domain-containing protein 9-like produces MDITEPNPCHASERFSWRIKCKDPVWKLEKLRVQILFEWEEEFEDQFYSPSSTLFYSVIPYARYLLIRFAEDCLKVSGLKGDQFPSYAFHLGLAVTYNRPEILTLIMETCQQLPLLHSYINLENYFFINEGKTPLHRACEHLKNDLVLILLRYGAEPRLDDNGQTPMDDILTQIWSSRDNMELKMQCLDFLLLFTPPESLQMKEALRENGEYWETVLGEDIYAYLLGEQPAPLALMSMKKALMQLPPSKLMKSIESLPIPHSLKNRFTLGY; encoded by the coding sequence ATGGACATTACAGAGCCAAACCCCTGTCATGCGTCAGAGAGGTTTAGTTGGAGGATCAAGTGCAAAGATCCAGTATGGAAGCTGGAGAAGCTGAGAGTCCAAATACTATTCGAATGGGAAGAAGAATTCGAAGACCAATTCTACTCTCCGTCCAGCACCCTTTTCTATTCTGTGATCCCTTACGCTCGATACCTCTTGATCCGCTTCGCCGAGGATTGCCTAAAGGTTTCGGGACTGAAAGGCGACCAATTCCCAAGCTACGCTTTTCACCTTGGGTTGGCCGTCACCTACAACCGGCCAGAAATCCTAACCCTGATTATGGAGACCTGTCAACAGCTTCCACTCCTCCATTCCTACATAAACCTGGAGAATTACTTTTTTATAAATGAAGGGAAGACCCCTCTGCATCGGGCCTGTGAACATCTCAAAAACGATCTGGTCTTAATCTTGCTACGCTATGGAGCGGAACCAAGACTGGACGACAATGGACAAACGCCGATGGATGACATCTTGACCCAAATATGGAGCTCGAGGGACAACATGGAACTGAAGATGCAGTGTTTAGATTTCCTCCTGCTCTTTACACCCCCTGAGAGTTTACAAATGAAAGAAGCCTTGCGGGAGAATGGGGAATACTGGGAGACGGTACTGGGAGAAGATATTTATGCCTATCTGTTGGGAGAACAGCCGGCTCCTCTAGCTTTGATGTCCATGAAGAAGGCTCTGATGCAGTTGCCACCATCAAAGCTTATGAAGTCTATAGAAAGTCTTCCTATTCCTCATAGCTTAAAGAACAGGTTCACCCTTGGATACTAG
- the LOC142295923 gene encoding ankyrin repeat domain-containing protein 9-like codes for MCSNQVSLQDEQCKFYSYMFYQAVRDQEPVWKLEEIRTMEYFQWDEDASMRCYSPSDALMYAVVHNHLRYAQYLLSHFPEEALKVPGIKFCCCPPSAPHLALAVTYDRRDILIMIIKMSHKLPSLNSYINRASCFHLSDGKTPLHLACELLSAETVLILLGNGASPKIMDRKGETPLDVILEQLWSSKVNVVSKKLCLYYLLLFSPSLNFKMRKILQDHPEFWNPLLGEDKFNYLVGNTPATLYLIAMQKVLQCLPPSLFPQSLHALPIPHALKPLPGSG; via the coding sequence ATGTGCAGCAACCAAGTCAGCCTGCAAGACGAGCAATGCAAATTCTATTCTTATATGTTCTACCAGGCGGTGCGAGACCAGGAACCCGTATGGAAACTGGAGGAGATAAGGACTATGGAATATTTCCAGTGGGATGAAGACGCGAGCATGAGGTGCTATTCTCCCTCCGATGCCCTGATGTACGCCGTGGTGCATAATCACCTGCGTTACGCCCAATATTTGCTGTCTCACTTCCCGGAGGAAGCTTTGAAGGTGCCAGGAATCAAGTTTTGCTGTTGTCCTCCTTCGGCCCCCCACTTGGCACTGGCCGTCACTTACGACAGACGCGACATCTTAATCATGATTATTAAGATGTCCCACAAGCTGCCGAGTCTAAACTCCTACATCAATAGGGCCAGCTGCTTCCATCTGTCTGACGGGAAGACCCCTCTCCACCTGGCCTGCGAGCTCCTGAGTGCCGAGACTGTTCTGATCCTCCTAGGCAATGGGGCATCCCCAAAGATCATGGACCGGAAGGGGGAGACCCCTTTGGATGTCATTTTGGAGCAGTTATGGAGCTCCAAGGTCAACGTGGTCTCTAAGAAACTCTGCTTGTATTATCTGCTACTTTTTTCCCCCTCCCTGAACTTCAAGATGAGGAAGATCCTTCAAGATCATCCGGAGTTTTGGAATCCCTTACTAGGAGAGGACAAATTTAATTACTTGGTGGGAAATACGCCCGCAACATTGTATCTTATAGCTATGCAAAAAGTCTTGCAGTGTCTGCCACCGTCACTCTTCCCACAGAGCCTCCATGCTTTACCTATACCTCACGCACTAAAGCCATTGCCCGGGTCAGGTTAA